One region of Eupeodes corollae chromosome 1, idEupCoro1.1, whole genome shotgun sequence genomic DNA includes:
- the LOC129939077 gene encoding putative glutathione-specific gamma-glutamylcyclotransferase 2, translating to MSKEINNGIAQSICDNLTKVRDIILQNNCNSNSPNGLPTDTESLVEELYSEFFQKFFIHYDDNIFCNRRSCGTVYPSSIPPTDEDLWIFGYGSLVWKADFSFIDKKQGYIEGYQRRFFQHSIDHRGTPDRPGRVVTLVPSNNQQDRVYGVAYRIAKQEKNEVLAHLDFREKNGYQRKTLKFIEFGTGYTNDIIIYIATNDNDSFAGGNEDDLQPIADQIYTTAGPSGPNREYLYYLANAMRDLFPGVVDDHLFKLEEIVKERERKDEMLIGMIKSKIRTILMHDNIDVIVEKFHELFLSCSTINN from the coding sequence atgtcaaaagaaataaataatggaATAGCTCAATCGATCTGTGATAATTTAACCAAAGTCCGTgatattattttgcaaaataattgcAATTCAAATTCTCCAAACGGATTACCCACAGACACAGAGTCTCTCGTCGAGGAATTGTATTCGgagttttttcaaaagttcttCATACATTACGATGATAACATCTTCTGCAACCGACGCTCTTGTGGAACCGTTTATCCTTCTTCCATTCCACCTACCGATGAGGATCTCTGGATATTTGGCTACGGTTCATTAGTTTGGAAAGCTGATTTTTCTTTCATCGATAAAAAACAAGGTTATATCGAAGGCTATCAGAGAAGATTCTTCCAACACAGTATTGATCATCGAGGAACACCTGACCGACCAGGGAGAGTTGTGACACTGGTGCCGTCCAATAACCAACAAGATAGAGTTTACGGTGTTGCTTATAGAATAGCTAAGCAGGAGAAGAATGAAGTCCTTGCACACCTGGATTTTCGAGAGAAGAATGGCTATCAGAGGAAAACGCTTAAGTTTATTGAGTTTGGTACAGGTTATACCAACGATATCATAATATACATTGCCACAAATGACAACGACAGTTTCGCTGGAGGAAATGAAGATGACCTACAACCAATTGCCGACCAGATTTACACGACCGCTGGACCGAGTGGCCCCAATCGAGAGTATTTGTACTACTTGGCCAATGCAATGAGAGATCTATTTCCTGGTGTCGTTGACGATCATTTGTTCAAACTAGAAGAAATAGTAAAAGAGCGCGAACGAAAAGATGAGATGCTGATCGGtatgataaaatcaaaaattcgcaCAATTTTGATGCATGATAATATCGATGTTATTGTCGAAAAATTCCACGAGCTATTCCTAAGTTGTAGCACGATAAACAATTAG